One region of Wyeomyia smithii strain HCP4-BCI-WySm-NY-G18 chromosome 3, ASM2978416v1, whole genome shotgun sequence genomic DNA includes:
- the LOC129730868 gene encoding E3 ubiquitin-protein ligase TRIM37-like — translation MENRLEELEVMSFFECCICQRNLKDAQLCPHCSKMFCRTCIFTWFEKDKSCPCCRIHIDESSLVKGRSIEDMQIMFEKFHILDERNRCKKHKTRELSLFCIICEESICTNCWNMEPHLEHKEQTVPVDEACNQYQGQLKSDLLWLEECNASKQFLLKKIENYETLLTDELKLMQDKLEQMTNAGVQHFEQQLKIQKTAKDSLQDNIEKTADLCNQWSILLKAENNANVLHQLMEAKKTVDSKRLEQDPNRNIVEPSYKNDVAPEPTELLFHMKQFNEVISEHKFYESQQNCHSFQWMLRLESVNEKSICYLRLMKGFPGEYWVALNTKQPQRLQFAEGASVELGELDPTIGDDDSLKVLVRIRHWETFAQKCAQLEEYVKQLERENAENKSILGVLADWQSKNSC, via the exons atggAAAACAGGCTAGAAGAATTAGAAGTAATGAGTTTCTTTGAATGCTGCATATGTCAGAGAAACTTGAAAGATGCTCAACTGTGTCCACattgttcaaaaatgttctgccGAACATGTATCTTTACATGgtttgaaaaagataaaagttgTCCATGCTGCCGAATCCACATTGACGAATCTAGCCTGGTAAAAGGACGCTCGATTGAGGATATGCAGATAATGTTTGAAAAGTTTCACATTTTGGATGAGCGAAACCGTTGCAAAAAACACAAGACACGTGAACTCTCTCTATTTTGCATAATCTGCGAAGAGTCGATTTGCACGAACTGTTGGAATATGGAACCGCATCTTGAACACAAGGAGCAAACGGTCCCAGTCG ACGAAGCTTGCAATCAGTATCAGGGGCAACTGAAAAGCGATTTACTATGGCTGGAAGAATGCAATGCTTCAAAacagtttttattgaaaaaaattgaaaactacGAGACTTTACTGACCGACGAGCTCAAACTGATGCAAGATAAACTCGAACAAATGACAAATGCTGGTGTGCAACATTTTGAACAGCAGCTCAAAATCCAGAAAACGGCAAAGGATTCGTTGCAGGACAATATAGAGAAAACTGCGGATTTATGCAACCAGTGGTCTATTCTCTTGAAGGCGGAAAATAA TGCAAATGTTTTACATCAGTTGATGGAAGCCAAAAAGACAGTCGATTCGAAGCGTTTGGAACAGGATCCCAATAGAAACATAGTCGAGCCATCATACAAAAA TGATGTTGCCCCCGAACCAACGGAGCTATTGTTTCATATGAAACAATTTAATGAAGTTATTTCTGAACATAAGTTTTATGAATCACAGCAAAATTGTCACAGCTTCCAATGGATGCTACGACTTGAGTCGGTAAATGAAAAATCGATCTGCTATCTACGTTTGATGAAAGGATTTCCCGGAGAATACTGGGTAGCACTAAATACCAAGCAACCGCAACGCTTGCAGTTTGCAGAGGGCGCCAGTGTTGAGCTCGGCGAGCTCGATCCGACTATCGGGGACGATGATTCCCTAAAAGTTCTGGTTCGCATTCGTCACTGGGAAACGTTTGCCCAAAAATGTGCTCAGCTTGAGGAGTATGTGAAGCAACTCGAGCGTGAGAACGCAGAAAACAAAAGTATTCTTGGTGTGCTGGCCGATTGGCAGAGCAAAAATTCCTGTTAA
- the LOC129730867 gene encoding acid phosphatase type 7, translating into MKMRSGSTIRGATCSSLLILCLLLFIQSSNGQVFYYQPEQVHLAFGESTNEIVVTWSTMTATNESIVEYGIGGLILSTTGTEQKFVDGGAQRHTQYIHRVVLKDLQPSSRYEYHCGSRMGWSAEFYFHTVPQGSDWSPSLAIFGDMGNENAQSMARLQEDTQRHMYDAILHVGDFAYDMNSENALVGDQFMNQIQSIAAYTPYMVCAGNHEEKYNFSNYRARFSMPGGTESLMYSFDLGPVHFIGFSTEVYYFMNYGLKTLVNQYEWLRRDLEKANRPENRAQRPWIVTYGHRPMYCSNDNDNDCTHSETLVRVGLPFSHWFGLEDLFYEYGVDVEIWAHEHSYERLWPIYDYKVYNGSHEEPYRNPRAPVHLVTGSAGCKEGREPFIRKIPEWSAIHSRDYGYTRMKAYNRTHLYFEQISVDKEGAVIDQFTIIKEKHIPYKQLLLDETD; encoded by the exons ATGAAAATGAGATCTGGAAGCACAATTCGAGGAGCGACGTGCTCCTCGCTGCTGATACTGTGTTTGCTACTTTTTATCCAGTCATCGAATGGCCAGGTATTCTACTACCAACCGGAACAGGTTCATCTAGCCTTCGGTGAATCGACCAACGAAATTGTGGTCACTTGGAGTACTATGACGGCGACCAATGAGTCAATTGTGGAGTATGGAATCGGTGGTTTGATATTGAG TACAACCGGAACGGAACAAAAATTTGTCGACGGTGGTGCTCAGCGGCATACCCAGTACATACACCGTGTGGTACTGAAGGATTTGCAACCCTCGTCCCGATACGAGTATCACTGTGGTAGCAGGATGGGTTGGTCTGCCGAGTTTTATTTCCACACAGTTCCGCAGGGCTCGGATTGGTCTCCATCGTTGGCCATATTCGGCGATATGGGAAACGAGAATGCGCAGTCGATGGCTCGGCTGCAGGAAGACACCCAGCGGCACATGTACGATGCGATTCTGCATGTGGGAGACTTCGCATATGACATGAACTCGGAAAACGCTCTTGTCGGTGATCAATTTATGAATCAAATCCAGTCGATTGCAGCGTACACGCCGTACATGGTGTGCGCTGGTAATCACGAGGAGAAATA TAATTTCTCTAATTATCGCGCACGCTTTAGTATGCCAGGTGGAACCGAAAGTTTGATGTACAGCTTCGATCTCGGTCCCGTGCATTTCATCGGCTTTAGCACGGAGGTGTATTATTTCATGAACTATGGTTTGAAAACACTAGTCAACCAGTATGAGTGGCTCCGACGCGACCTAGAGAAAGCCAACCGACCAGAGAATCGCGCCCAACGTCCTTGGATAGTGACCTACGGTCACCGGCCGATGTACTGCAGCAATGATAACGATAACGATTGTACCCACAGTGAAACGCTAGTGCGCGTGGGACTTCCCTTCTCGCACTGGTTTGGCCTAGAGGATCTGTTCTACGAGTACGGTGTGGACGTGGAGATTTGGGCGCATGAGCACTCGTACGAGCGATTATGGCCCATCTACGACTACAAG gTATATAACGGTTCCCACGAAGAGCCATACCGTAATCCACGAGCTCCGGTTCACCTTGTGACGGGATCGGCCGGCTGTAAGGAAGGTCGTGAACCGTTTATCCGTAAGATTCCCGAATGGAGTGCCATCCACAGTCGCGACTACGGTTACACCCGAATGAAGGCATACAATCGAACGCATCTTTACTTTGAGCAAATCTCAGTGGACAAGGAGGGGGCAGTTATCGATCAATTTACTATAATCAAAGAAAAACACATTCCGTACAAGCAACTGCTCCTCGATGAGACGGACTGA
- the LOC129730869 gene encoding beta-1,3-galactosyltransferase 5 has product MRKFHRILAFLVALFILYLVYRYSFQVDSEGNYLFLKPLDTTGSGFLTLLQSEDKLEDASQIDQEKQRADPHRLVNMTDFRFLISNDICKENGSFSELLGVILVTSYVGHDALRAAHRQAISQQKLISMGLLRIFSLGSVPPTEKFIHQKALQHEQRLFGDIIQGNFMEAYRNLTFKHIMSLKWATEHCARAKFLIKMDDDIVFDPFYIQNHLSDLGQQNPKHLLSGFMFTNKKVIRLTANKWFVSRAEFPRDVYPPYLSGWLYITNQWTARRLVLQSESVPFFWIDDTYVTGILPERARITLTNLNKWFSANSEFIDCCIRDMKRYSFQCDYYVGPNGGNPNLIMEFVQELERCYDNACYQRPSGKPLTKTCVAEYKNILQRHGTAQVSAMRLR; this is encoded by the exons ATGAGAAAGTTTCATCGAATTTTGGCCTTCCTGGTGGCCTTGTTCATACTCTACCTGGTCTATCGATACTCGTTTCAGGTAGATAGTGAAGGCAACTATCTATTTTTGAAACCGCTGGATACCACGGGAAGTGGCTTCCTAACGTTGCTGCAGTCCGAAGATAAACTGGAGGATGCGTCACAAATTGACCAAGAAAAGCAGCGGGCGGATCCACATAGATTAGTCAATATGACAGATTTTCGGTTTCTAATCAGCAACGATATTTGCAAGGAGAACggaagcttttcggaacttctgG gtGTAATTCTCGTCACCTCGTACGTCGGTCACGATGCACTACGGGCGGCTCACCGTCAGGCAATTTCCCAGCAAAAACTAATATCGATGGGTTTATTACGCATTTTCTCACTAGGAAGTGTACCTCCAACGGAAAAATTTATTCATCAGAAAGCACTCCAACACGAACAGCGGCTGTTTGGTGATATTATTCAAGGTAACTTTATGGAAGCGTATCGAAACCTGACGTTTAAGCACATTATGAGCCTCAAATGGGCAACCGAACATTGTGCGAGGGcgaaatttttgataaaaatggatGATGACATTGTGTTTGATCCATTCTACATTCAGAATCATCTTTCTGACTTGGGTCAGCAAAATCCAAAGCATCTGCTGTCCGGTTTTATGTTCACAAACAAAAAAGTGATTCGACTAACAGCTAACAAATGGTTTGTATCTAGAGCGGAGTTTCCGCGCGACGTCTATCCTCCGTATCTGTCCGGGTGGTTGTATATCACCAATCAGTGGACCGCTCGCAGGCTCGTACTACAATCCGAGTCAGTGCCATTTTTTTGGATCGATGACACCTACGTTACCGGAATACTACCCGAACGAGCCCGGATAACACTTACGAACCTAAACAAGTGGTTCAGTGCGAACTCGGAATTCATCGATTGCTGCATTCGCGACATGAAACGGTACTCGTTTCAGTGTGACTACTACGTTGGACCGAACGGAGGAAACCCCAATCTGATCATGGAATTCGTACAGGAACTGGAACGATGCTATGACAACGCCTGCTATCAGCGCCCCAGTGGTAAACCGCTAACGAAAACGTGCGTAGCCGAGTACAAGAACATCCTACAGCGGCATGGAACGGCTCAGGTGAGTGCGATGCGGCTGCGCTAA